From the Rhinoderma darwinii isolate aRhiDar2 chromosome 12, aRhiDar2.hap1, whole genome shotgun sequence genome, one window contains:
- the LOC142664414 gene encoding TOG array regulator of axonemal microtubules protein 1-like, which yields MSYQSFYIYYYAVVHAQPMERPEVKRLSKPKMAVCEALELLSKNDWEKKIAGLQVVRSLSVHHQDIAALRIQELHAAVTHEVKNLRSAVSRAAMVCLGDMFQGLQDKMLYGLNISVRLLLQKSGECNTFLRDAAEEALSSMARNIHPGRALAALIDGGLRYFYMLNTISVIL from the exons ATGTCATATCAGTCATTCTACATTTATTACTACGCAGTTGTACACGCTCAGCCCATGGAGAGACCAGAAGTGAAGCGCCTCTCCAAGCCCAAGATGGCCGTCTGTGAAGCCCTGGAGCTGCTGAGCAAGAACGACTG ggagaagaAGATCGCCGGTCTACAGGTCGTCCGCTCCCTCTCTGTCCATCATCAGGATATTGCTGCACTGAGGATCCAAGAGCTGCATGCCGCCGTCACCCATGAG GTGAAGAATTTAAGATCAGCGGTGTCCAGAGCTGCCATGGTCTGCCTAGGTGACATGTTTCAGGGGCTACAGGACAAGATGCTATACGGACTTAACATCTCCGTCCGTCTCCTTCTGCAGAAGAGCGGAGAATGTAACACCTTTCTCCGTGACGCAGCAGAGGAGGCCTTGTCCTCCATGGCCCGTAACAtccacccgggcagagcgctcgcCGCCCTCATTGACGGCGGGTTAAGGTATTTCTACATGTTGAATACAATCAGTGTCATATTGTAA